A part of Aegilops tauschii subsp. strangulata cultivar AL8/78 chromosome 2, Aet v6.0, whole genome shotgun sequence genomic DNA contains:
- the LOC141040665 gene encoding scarecrow-like protein 3, translating to MMRADALLRDLAELSPKLMVVTALEADDNALERSDVERCLLLHEIRDIVSCDGAQRRERHEQMVKWAERMMGAGFVPQTQWCKW from the exons ATGATGAGAGCCGACGCGCTCCTCCGCGACCTAGCGGAGCTATCGCCAAAGCTCATGGTGGTGACGGCGTTGGAGGCCGACGACAACG CACTGGAGCGGTCGGACGTGGAACGGTGCCTGCTCCTGCATGAGATCAGGGATATTGTTTCCTGTGATGGTGCGCAGCGCCGGGAGCGCCACGAGCAGATGGTGAAGTGGGCGGAGCGGATGATGGGCGCCGGATTCGTGCCGCAGACGCAGTGGTGCAAATGGTGA